In the Oncorhynchus nerka isolate Pitt River linkage group LG2, Oner_Uvic_2.0, whole genome shotgun sequence genome, one interval contains:
- the atic gene encoding bifunctional purine biosynthesis protein PURH gives MACSELALLSVSDKSGLLDFAKRLVNVGLSLVASGGTAKTLRDAGLAVRDVSELTGHPEMLGGRVKTLHPAVHGGILARHTPSDKADMEKLGYSLVRVVVCNLYPFVKTISNTNVTVEDAVEQIDIGGVTLLRAAAKNHARVTIVCDPADYQLVAVEMEGSEGKDTTLDTRKTLALKAFTHTAHYDEAIADYFRGQYSRGVSQLPLRYGMNPHQAPAQLYTLRPTLPLTVVNGSPGFINLCDALNAWQLVRELKSALGMPSATSFKHVSPAGAAVGVPLSDEEAKVCMVNDMLKNLTPLATAYARARGSDRMSSFGDFIALSDVCDVPTAKIISREVSDGIIAPGYEEEALRILSKKKNGNYCVLQMDPAYEPDEPEVRVLFGLHLKQKRNGAVIDKDLFSNVVSMGALSVEALRDLIVASITVKYTQSNSVCYAKDGQVIGIGAGQQSRIHCTRLAGDKADNWWLRHHPRVLGMRFRSGVKRAEMANAIDQYVSGTIGEGPDLAVWKAMYEEVPEPLDETEKRNWLSSLQAVALSSDAFFPFRDNVDRAKRSGVEYIAAPAGSTADEVVINACNEQGITLVHTNLRLFHH, from the exons ATGGCCTGCTCAGAACTGG cactgttGAGTGTGTCCGACAAGTCTGGACTTCTGGACTTTGCCAAAAGGCTGGTGAACGTGGGACTGTCACTCGTCGCATCAGGTGGCACCGCCAAAACCCTGCGCGATGCAGGACTGGCTGTTCG GGATGTGTCTGAGCTGACTGGCCATCCAGAGATGCTTGGTGGGAGGGTGAAGACCCTGCATCCTGCTGTACATGGGGGCATCCTGGCCCGGCACACCCCTTCGGACAAGGCTGACATGGAGAAACTGGGCTACAGTCTGGTTAG GGTGGTGGTGTGTAACCTTTACCCGTTTGTGAAGACTATCTCCAACACTAATGTGACCGTGGAAGAtgcagtggaacagattgatatTG GTGGGGTAACCCTGCTCCGAGCAGCGGCCAAGAACCACGCCCGCGTAACCATTGTGTGCGACCCTGCCGACTACCAGCTGGTCgctgtggagatggagggttcCGAGGGTAAAGACACGACCCTGGATACCCGCAAGACTCTGGCCCTGAAG gCCTTTACTCACACGGCTCATTATGATGAGGCCATCGCGGACTACTTCCGGGGCCAGTACAGCCGTGGGGTATCCCAGCTGCCCCTGCGCTACGGCATGAACCCCCACCAAGCCCCCGCCCAGCTCTACACCCTGCGCCCCACCCTCCCCCTCACAG TGGTAAATGGTTCTCCTGGGTTCATTAACCTTTGTGATGCCCTGAACGCCTGGCAGCTGGTCCGAGAGCTGAAGAGTGCCCTGGGCATGCCCTCTGCCACCTCCTTCAAACACGTCAGCCCTGCAG GGGCTGCAGTGGGTGTTCCTCTGAGTGATGAGGAGGCCAAGGTGTGTATGGTGAATGACATGCTGAAGAACCTGACCCCACTGGCTACAGCCTACGCCCGGGCTAGAGGGTCAGACAGGATGTCCTCCTTCGGCGACTTCATCGCTCTGTCTGACGTGTGTGACGTTCCCACTGCCAAGATCATATCCAGAGAG GTCTCTGATGGCATCATCGCCCCTGGTTACGAAGAGGAGGCCCTCAGGATTCTGTCCAAGAAGAAGAATGGAAACTACTGTGTTCTCCAG ATGGACCCAGCCTATGAGCCAGATGAGCCAGAGGTCAGAGTTCTCTTTGGCCTCCACCTCAAACAGAAGAGGAATGGAGCTGTCATTGACAAGGATCTCTTCAGCAACGTCGTCTCCATGGGTGCG CTGTCGGTGGAGGCGCTGCGTGACCTGATCGTGGCCAGCATCACAGTGAAGTACACCCAGTCCAACTCTGTCTGCTACGCCAAGGATGGACAG GTGATTGGGATCGGTGCGGGTCAGCAGTCTCGTATCCACTGCACGCGGCTGGCAGGGGACAAGGCTGATAACTGGTGGCTGAGGCACCACCCGCGGGTGTTGGGCATGAGGTTCAGGAGTGGAGTGAAGCGGGCGGAGATGGCCAATGCCATCGATCAGTATGTCAGCGGCACCATCGGAGAG GGTCCAGACCTGGCAGTATGGAAGGCCATGTATGAGGAGGTCCCAGAGCCTCTGGATGAGACTGAGAAGAGGAACTGGCTGAGCTCTCTACAGGCTGTAGCCCTCAGCTCTGACGCCTTCTTCCCCTTCAGAGACAACGTGGACCGTGCCAAACGG AGTGGTGTGGAGTACATTGCTGCCCCGGCTGGGTCCACAGCTGACGAGGTGGTGATCAATGCCTGTAATGAGCAGGGCATCACCCTGGTGCACACCAACCTGAGACTCTTCCACCACTGA